From one Thermanaeromonas sp. C210 genomic stretch:
- a CDS encoding ABC transporter permease, with protein MHVNYWQEIKENRLGRAGLWLFLVIALGGALAPFWTPYPPEARVGAAFSPPSLQHWLGTNDVGQDVWSCLLYGARTSLVVGCTAALLAGIISVVVGTSAALAGGLYDNLCMRVVDAFLVIPPVLVAILVGAYLKPNLFILILLLAAFLWPGGARIIRAEALSLKEKKSVAAARTFGAGSFYILVRHLVPDLGPVLLAVMIQDARRAIFMEAGLSFLGVCDPTLLSWGKMMQQALKFTYLEAWKWWLIPPGVALSLTVTALTLIGYALEGVLNPRLRGER; from the coding sequence ATGCACGTTAACTACTGGCAAGAAATAAAAGAAAACCGGCTGGGACGGGCGGGGTTATGGCTTTTCTTGGTTATCGCCCTGGGGGGTGCCCTGGCGCCCTTTTGGACCCCATATCCGCCGGAAGCCCGGGTGGGGGCTGCCTTTAGCCCTCCTTCGTTGCAGCACTGGTTGGGGACCAACGATGTAGGCCAGGATGTCTGGTCGTGCCTGCTCTATGGAGCTCGGACTTCCCTGGTAGTGGGGTGCACAGCAGCGTTGCTGGCCGGGATAATAAGCGTTGTGGTGGGCACTTCCGCGGCCCTGGCGGGCGGTCTTTATGACAACCTCTGTATGCGGGTAGTGGATGCCTTTCTGGTTATTCCTCCCGTCCTGGTGGCCATACTCGTGGGGGCCTATCTTAAGCCTAATCTTTTCATTTTAATCCTCTTGCTGGCAGCTTTTCTTTGGCCCGGCGGGGCCAGGATAATAAGGGCCGAGGCCTTATCCTTAAAAGAGAAAAAGTCGGTGGCCGCGGCTCGGACCTTCGGCGCAGGCTCCTTTTATATCCTGGTCCGTCACCTAGTTCCGGACCTGGGCCCCGTTTTGCTGGCCGTCATGATACAGGATGCCCGGCGGGCCATCTTTATGGAAGCGGGTCTTTCCTTTTTAGGGGTGTGCGACCCCACCCTCCTCAGCTGGGGCAAAATGATGCAGCAGGCCTTAAAGTTTACTTATTTGGAGGCCTGGAAGTGGTGGCTTATACCCCCGGGTGTAGCCCTCTCTTTGACGGTTACGGCCCTGACCCTGATAGGTTATGCCCTGGAGGGTGTTTTGAATCCCCGCCTGCGAGGAGAAAGGTAA
- a CDS encoding ABC transporter permease: MGKAANYAVAFFLILALNFVLPRLMPGDPLTAIYGGEALVAMTPELKAELVRRFALDRSLGHQFAAYMGALLRGDLGYSYYYRAPVMSVVLRYLPWTLLLAALALIFSTLAGFILGVEAGFRRGRRVDNFLLTALMFLSGLPDFFVGVLFLLSFGVVWGLFPLGGGLTPYGGFTGLSLVLDILHHMVLPLATLVVVRLVGTFLLTRSSMIMTLGAAFILTARAKGCTDGRVRYYHAGRHSLLPVVSAAGLHFSHLISGTLFVEVVFSYPGLGSLLYNALLVRDYPVIQGVLLVITAVVMAVNLMLDLLYRKLDPRITYAR, encoded by the coding sequence ATGGGTAAAGCAGCCAACTATGCGGTAGCCTTCTTTCTCATATTGGCCCTCAATTTTGTACTGCCGCGTCTTATGCCGGGGGATCCTTTGACGGCCATATACGGCGGTGAAGCCCTGGTGGCTATGACGCCGGAATTAAAGGCCGAGCTGGTCCGACGTTTTGCCCTCGACCGTTCCCTGGGCCACCAATTTGCGGCCTATATGGGGGCCCTTTTACGAGGCGACCTGGGTTATTCGTATTACTACCGCGCGCCGGTAATGTCGGTGGTCTTGCGGTATCTTCCTTGGACCTTATTGCTGGCTGCGCTGGCCTTAATCTTTTCTACTTTGGCCGGATTCATACTGGGTGTAGAAGCAGGTTTTAGGCGCGGCCGGCGAGTAGATAATTTCTTGTTAACCGCTTTGATGTTTTTAAGCGGCCTGCCCGACTTTTTTGTAGGGGTTTTGTTCCTGCTTTCGTTCGGCGTGGTCTGGGGCCTGTTTCCTTTGGGCGGGGGTTTGACGCCCTATGGCGGCTTTACCGGCCTTTCCTTGGTGCTGGATATCTTGCACCATATGGTCTTGCCCCTGGCAACCCTCGTGGTGGTGCGGCTGGTCGGTACCTTTTTGTTAACCCGCAGCAGCATGATCATGACCTTAGGCGCGGCCTTCATCCTCACAGCACGGGCCAAGGGCTGTACAGACGGCCGGGTGCGCTATTATCACGCCGGCCGCCACTCCCTTTTGCCGGTAGTCAGCGCTGCCGGGCTTCACTTCTCCCATTTGATCAGCGGCACCCTTTTTGTGGAGGTTGTCTTCTCTTATCCTGGGCTGGGGTCCCTGCTTTATAATGCCCTTCTGGTGCGGGATTACCCCGTTATCCAGGGAGTTCTATTGGTGATTACCGCGGTGGTAATGGCGGTTAATTTGATGCTGGACTTACTTTATCGGAAGCTTGACCCGAGGATAACTTATGCACGTTAA
- a CDS encoding ABC transporter substrate-binding protein, with translation MIKKVWHLVVAAAGLLLLFLTAGCGAQKAENQAVYTVADSTGDWGFPTPYGHYPRGPGYVRMSLVFDTLVWKDAQGFVPALAREWRYDPQENAYIFRLAENVTWHDGRPFTAKDVVFTIDYTRRHPYQWVDTSIIQKAEALDNYTVKLSLSQPYAPFLSDIAGTLPILPAHIWQNVEEPEKFQDKQAAIGTGPFKLVDYNREQGTYLYEAYDQYYRGKPAIQKLRFVKVAEEVAGAALEKKQVNATSVPPEVVDDLRKEGFKVLTGSHDWVAKLMINHRKEPLSSREFRQALALAIDRKQLVEVALRGHGLPGSPGLIPPDSSWYNPGAEQYGYNPARAQELLAGLGYTRRGDYLTRDGQVLELELLFRGTGSSMAEQRAAELVKEQLERIGIKINLQSLEAKTLDNRVKEWKFDLALSGHGGLGGDPRILNRVTLEQGINSARYTNNEELSAVLARQLLEMDLEKRRQLVNRAQELYAREMPALPLYYPTSYWAHDGLVGLYYTWGGVGSGVPIPLNKLAFVR, from the coding sequence ATGATAAAAAAAGTCTGGCATTTGGTTGTGGCCGCCGCAGGTCTTCTACTGCTTTTTTTGACAGCGGGGTGCGGAGCGCAGAAGGCAGAAAATCAGGCCGTATATACGGTAGCAGATAGCACAGGGGATTGGGGTTTCCCCACGCCTTACGGCCATTACCCTCGGGGTCCGGGTTATGTGCGCATGAGCTTAGTTTTTGATACATTGGTGTGGAAAGACGCCCAGGGTTTCGTCCCGGCCCTGGCCAGGGAGTGGAGATACGACCCTCAGGAAAATGCTTATATTTTTCGCTTGGCGGAAAATGTTACCTGGCATGACGGACGGCCTTTTACCGCTAAGGATGTAGTTTTCACCATCGATTACACCCGCCGGCACCCCTACCAGTGGGTAGATACTTCGATTATACAGAAAGCAGAGGCCCTGGATAATTACACGGTTAAGCTGAGTCTAAGCCAGCCCTATGCTCCTTTTTTGAGCGACATAGCGGGGACCCTGCCGATTTTACCGGCCCACATCTGGCAGAATGTGGAGGAACCGGAGAAATTTCAAGATAAGCAGGCGGCCATCGGCACGGGACCTTTCAAACTGGTCGATTACAACCGGGAGCAGGGTACTTACCTGTATGAGGCTTACGACCAGTACTACCGGGGAAAGCCTGCAATACAAAAGCTCCGGTTTGTGAAAGTGGCCGAGGAAGTAGCCGGCGCCGCCCTTGAGAAAAAGCAGGTAAACGCAACTTCTGTACCCCCTGAAGTGGTGGATGATCTGCGTAAAGAGGGCTTTAAGGTTCTAACCGGTAGCCACGACTGGGTGGCCAAGCTCATGATCAATCATAGGAAAGAGCCTTTGTCCTCGAGGGAATTCCGCCAGGCTCTAGCCCTGGCCATTGACAGAAAGCAGCTGGTGGAAGTGGCCCTGCGGGGGCATGGTCTACCCGGCAGCCCCGGCCTTATACCGCCGGATAGTTCCTGGTATAACCCTGGTGCCGAACAGTACGGGTATAATCCTGCGCGAGCGCAAGAGCTTTTAGCCGGCCTGGGTTATACCCGGCGGGGGGATTATCTTACCCGGGACGGGCAGGTTTTAGAGTTAGAGCTCCTGTTCAGGGGCACGGGGAGCAGCATGGCCGAACAGCGGGCGGCCGAGCTCGTAAAAGAACAATTGGAGCGTATAGGTATAAAGATAAACTTGCAGAGCTTAGAGGCCAAGACCCTGGACAACAGGGTTAAAGAGTGGAAGTTCGATCTGGCTTTAAGCGGCCACGGCGGCCTGGGAGGCGACCCGCGCATCTTGAACAGGGTTACCCTGGAACAGGGGATAAATAGCGCAAGATACACCAACAATGAGGAATTATCCGCCGTATTGGCCCGGCAGCTGCTAGAAATGGACTTAGAAAAAAGGCGGCAACTGGTCAACCGGGCACAGGAACTTTATGCTAGGGAGATGCCGGCCTTGCCCCTATATTATCCCACCAGTTACTGGGCCCATGATGGCCTGGTGGGCCTGTATTATACCTGGGGCGGGGTGGGTTCAGGCGTGCCTATACCTTTGAACAAGTTGGCCTTTGTAAGGTAA
- a CDS encoding FmdE family protein yields MFKAMHRPQSDWERAVEFHGHTCPGLAAGYRAAQIALRELKAERAQDEELVAVVETDACGVDAVQVLTGCTLGKGNLLYRDYGKHVFTFICRDSGRAVRIAVKASAWRQDEAYRELRKRVLSQEAGEEEKALFQHYQEERTRYILEAPEEEICTVRKLKLEPPPKARLFDSVICSVCGEPVAEVRARVREGRPVCIPCAEHYSRGWRGKNKET; encoded by the coding sequence GTGTTTAAAGCCATGCACCGTCCTCAGAGCGACTGGGAAAGAGCGGTGGAATTTCACGGTCACACCTGCCCGGGGCTGGCCGCAGGCTACCGGGCGGCCCAAATTGCCTTGCGGGAGCTCAAGGCGGAGCGCGCCCAGGATGAAGAGCTTGTGGCAGTGGTGGAAACCGATGCCTGTGGAGTGGACGCCGTACAGGTATTAACGGGATGTACCCTGGGGAAGGGCAACCTGCTTTACCGGGACTACGGCAAGCACGTTTTCACCTTTATCTGCCGGGACAGCGGCCGGGCGGTCCGCATAGCCGTAAAGGCTTCGGCCTGGCGGCAGGACGAAGCCTACCGGGAGTTGAGAAAAAGGGTGTTGAGTCAAGAAGCAGGCGAAGAGGAGAAGGCCCTTTTCCAGCACTACCAGGAGGAGCGCACGCGGTACATCTTAGAGGCGCCGGAGGAAGAGATTTGCACCGTACGAAAGCTAAAGTTGGAACCTCCTCCCAAGGCCCGGCTCTTTGACTCGGTAATCTGTTCGGTGTGCGGCGAGCCGGTGGCCGAGGTGCGGGCCCGGGTGAGGGAAGGGCGGCCGGTCTGTATCCCATGCGCCGAACATTACAGCCGTGGGTGGCGAGGCAAAAACAAGGAGACATAG